The following proteins are co-located in the Pseudomonas fluorescens genome:
- a CDS encoding isocitrate lyase/PEP mutase family protein — MPKISHSALRRNFRELLAKKICVETASVFDPMSARIAADLGFEVGILGGSVASLQVLAAPDFALITLSEFVEQATRIGRVAQLPFIADADHGYGNALNVMRTVEELERAGVAALTIEDTLLPAQFGRKSTDLISVEEGIGKVKAALEARVDPQLSIIARTNAGVLPTEDVIARTKAYEHAGADGICMVGVKDFEHLEQIAENLTVPLMLVTYGNPKLNDSERLASLGVRIVVAGHGAYFASIKATYDSLRAQRKMTSSTSNLSATELTHTYTLPESYVAWAAEFMDVKE; from the coding sequence ATGCCGAAGATTTCTCACTCAGCGTTGCGCCGCAACTTCCGTGAATTGCTTGCAAAAAAAATATGCGTTGAAACCGCCTCGGTTTTCGACCCCATGTCCGCCCGTATCGCGGCAGACCTGGGGTTTGAGGTCGGTATCCTGGGTGGCTCAGTCGCGTCTTTGCAGGTACTGGCGGCACCGGATTTTGCATTGATCACGCTGAGTGAGTTCGTCGAGCAGGCCACCCGGATTGGCCGTGTCGCCCAACTGCCTTTCATCGCTGACGCCGACCACGGTTACGGCAATGCCCTGAACGTGATGCGCACCGTCGAGGAGCTTGAGCGTGCCGGGGTGGCCGCCCTGACCATTGAAGACACGCTGTTGCCTGCCCAGTTTGGCCGTAAATCCACCGACCTGATTTCTGTCGAGGAAGGCATCGGCAAGGTCAAGGCAGCCCTGGAGGCGCGTGTCGATCCGCAGCTGTCGATCATCGCCCGCACCAACGCAGGTGTATTGCCGACCGAAGATGTCATCGCCCGCACCAAGGCCTATGAACATGCCGGTGCTGACGGCATTTGCATGGTCGGCGTCAAAGACTTCGAACACCTTGAACAGATCGCAGAAAACCTCACCGTGCCACTGATGCTGGTGACCTACGGCAATCCGAAGCTCAATGACAGCGAGCGCCTGGCCAGCCTGGGCGTGCGCATTGTGGTGGCCGGCCACGGCGCCTACTTCGCCTCGATCAAGGCGACTTACGACAGCCTGCGCGCCCAGCGCAAGATGACCAGCAGCACCTCGAACCTCAGCGCGACTGAACTGACGCATACCTACACGCTGCCGGAGAGCTACGTGGCGTGGGCTGCTGAGTTCATGGACGTTAAAGAGTAA
- a CDS encoding RidA family protein — MANHDLTYTPDPDADSISSDVIGFNGILVSTQIPTHADGSLELGDITLQSECTLQALKVALEKAGSSMDRVMHLTIYLTDMADRAAFNEVYKRFFAKPWPVRAAVGVAALAVEGMRVEVTAMAAKA, encoded by the coding sequence ATGGCCAACCACGACCTGACCTACACCCCCGACCCGGATGCCGATTCCATTTCCTCCGACGTCATTGGCTTCAACGGCATTCTGGTCTCCACACAGATCCCGACCCACGCCGACGGTAGCCTGGAACTGGGTGATATCACCCTGCAAAGCGAATGCACGTTGCAAGCCTTGAAAGTGGCGCTCGAAAAGGCCGGCAGTTCGATGGATCGGGTCATGCACCTGACCATCTACCTCACCGACATGGCTGATCGGGCTGCATTCAACGAAGTCTATAAGCGATTTTTTGCCAAGCCCTGGCCTGTTCGCGCGGCCGTCGGTGTAGCGGCCCTGGCCGTTGAAGGCATGCGGGTGGAAGTCACCGCGATGGCCGCCAAGGCCTGA
- a CDS encoding OprD family porin, whose amino-acid sequence MIKQWSLLTLAVCASVSQLAFAESVTDQADSKGFIEGSSMTGLLRNYYFDRDRQSGKADNRDWTQGAMLNYASGFTQGTIGFGVDAYAYGAMKLDATHADAGTGELPTDRNGDPANGYGSVGAAVKIKVSKTQLKFGDMQPTAPVFATGGTRILPQTATGFDLTSSEIAGLDLEAGHFTSTNSGMTSNHDHDIYATYANVAANSASFIGGKYTFTPSLSATVYAGELEDIWRQYYTNLNYVLPLAHDQSLALDGNLYRTLDTGSAKAGAINNTTYSVAAAYSFLAAHTVTLSFQKVHGDTPFDYIGTGDNGAGEGGDSVLLANSVQWGDFNGPGEQSWGVRYDLNMASYGVPGLSFMTRYINGSDINGTHTPANSAYAGDYGADGDHHETDVEAKYVLQSGPAKNLSLRVRDAMVSSNADQRDGKLNELRVIVDYPFTLL is encoded by the coding sequence ATGATCAAACAGTGGAGCCTGTTAACGTTGGCGGTGTGTGCCAGCGTCAGCCAACTGGCCTTCGCCGAGTCCGTCACCGACCAGGCAGATTCCAAAGGCTTTATCGAGGGCAGCAGCATGACCGGCCTGTTGCGCAACTATTACTTCGACCGCGATCGCCAAAGCGGCAAGGCCGACAACCGCGACTGGACCCAGGGCGCGATGCTCAATTACGCCTCGGGCTTTACCCAGGGCACTATTGGGTTTGGCGTGGATGCCTACGCTTACGGCGCGATGAAGCTCGACGCCACCCACGCAGATGCCGGCACCGGTGAGCTGCCCACCGACCGAAATGGCGACCCTGCCAATGGCTACGGTTCGGTGGGCGCTGCGGTGAAGATCAAGGTCTCCAAGACTCAGCTGAAATTCGGTGATATGCAGCCCACCGCGCCGGTCTTCGCCACTGGCGGCACACGAATTTTGCCGCAGACGGCCACCGGCTTTGACCTGACCAGCAGCGAAATCGCCGGCCTGGACCTGGAAGCCGGGCATTTCACCAGCACCAACAGCGGCATGACCAGCAACCATGACCACGATATCTATGCGACCTACGCCAACGTGGCCGCCAACAGTGCCAGTTTCATCGGCGGCAAATACACCTTCACGCCGTCTTTGAGCGCGACCGTGTATGCCGGCGAGCTGGAAGATATCTGGCGCCAGTACTACACCAACCTCAATTATGTATTGCCATTGGCGCATGACCAGTCGCTGGCACTGGACGGCAACCTGTACCGCACCCTCGACACCGGCAGCGCCAAAGCCGGGGCAATCAACAACACCACCTACTCGGTGGCGGCGGCCTATTCGTTCCTGGCCGCGCACACTGTGACGTTGTCGTTCCAGAAAGTGCATGGCGACACGCCGTTCGACTACATCGGCACCGGCGACAACGGCGCAGGCGAAGGCGGCGACTCGGTCTTGCTGGCCAACTCGGTGCAATGGGGCGACTTCAACGGCCCGGGGGAACAATCCTGGGGCGTGCGGTATGACCTGAACATGGCCAGTTATGGCGTGCCCGGCCTGAGCTTCATGACCCGCTACATCAATGGCTCGGACATCAATGGCACCCACACCCCGGCCAACAGCGCCTATGCCGGCGACTACGGCGCGGATGGCGATCACCACGAAACCGATGTGGAGGCCAAATACGTGCTGCAGAGCGGCCCGGCGAAAAACCTGTCGCTGCGCGTGCGTGACGCCATGGTTTCATCGAATGCCGATCAGCGCGACGGCAAGTTGAATGAGCTGAGGGTGATCGTCGACTACCCGTTCACGCTTTTGTAA
- a CDS encoding peptidase U32 family protein translates to MSLPKHHLELLSPARDVAIAREAILHGADAIYIGGPSFGARHNACNEVSDIAQLVEFARRYHARVFTTINTILHDNELEPARKLIHQLYDAGVDALIVQDLGVMELDIPPIELHASTQTDIRTLGRAKFLDQAGFSQLVLARELNLQEIRAIADETDAAIEFFIHGALCVAFSGQCNISHAQNGRSANRGDCSQACRLPYTLKDDQGRVVAFEKHLLSMKDNNQSANLRALVEAGVRSFKIEGRYKDMGYVKNITAYYRQRLDDILEDRPDLARASSGRTAHFFLPDPEKTFHRGSTDYFVSDRKIDIGAFDTPTFTGLPVGVVEKAGKRDLQVVTHEPLSNGDGLNVLIKREVVGFRANIAEAKGEFEEDGEKRYRYRVEPNEMPAGLHQLRPNHPLNRNLDHNWQQALLKTSAERRIGLSWVARLREDQLEVTATSEEGIRASVTLPGPFGVANKPEQALETLRDLLGQLGTTEYHATHIELDAPQAFFIPNSQLKALRREVIEALTAARVAAHPRGGRKAETTPPPVYPEAHLSFLANVYNQKARDFYHRHGVKLIDAAFEAHEETGEVPVMITKHCLRFSFNLCPKQAKGVTGVKTKVAPMQLIHGDEVLTLKFDCKPCEMHVVGKIKGHILGLPLPGSGVGHFDPENIIFQGTH, encoded by the coding sequence ATGTCCTTGCCCAAGCATCACCTGGAATTGCTCAGCCCTGCCCGCGATGTCGCCATCGCGCGCGAGGCCATCTTGCATGGCGCCGACGCCATCTACATCGGCGGCCCAAGCTTCGGCGCCCGCCACAATGCGTGTAACGAGGTGAGCGATATCGCTCAACTGGTCGAATTCGCCCGCCGTTACCACGCTCGCGTGTTCACCACCATCAACACCATCCTGCATGACAACGAGCTGGAACCTGCGCGCAAGCTGATCCATCAGCTGTACGACGCCGGTGTCGATGCGCTGATCGTGCAAGACCTGGGCGTGATGGAGCTGGATATTCCGCCGATTGAGCTGCACGCCAGCACCCAGACCGACATCCGCACCCTGGGCCGCGCCAAGTTTCTCGACCAGGCCGGTTTCTCGCAGTTGGTATTGGCCCGTGAGCTGAACCTGCAGGAAATCCGCGCGATCGCCGATGAAACCGATGCAGCCATCGAGTTCTTTATCCACGGCGCCTTGTGCGTGGCGTTTTCCGGGCAGTGCAACATTTCCCACGCGCAGAATGGCCGCAGTGCCAACCGTGGCGACTGCTCCCAGGCCTGCCGCCTGCCGTACACCTTGAAAGATGACCAGGGCCGCGTCGTGGCCTTTGAAAAGCACCTGCTGTCGATGAAAGACAATAACCAGAGCGCCAACCTGCGCGCACTGGTCGAAGCCGGTGTGCGTTCGTTCAAGATCGAAGGCCGCTACAAGGACATGGGTTATGTGAAGAACATCACCGCCTATTACCGCCAGCGTCTCGACGACATCCTCGAAGACCGCCCGGACCTTGCCCGCGCGTCCAGCGGCCGCACCGCGCATTTCTTCCTGCCCGACCCGGAAAAAACCTTCCACCGTGGCAGCACCGACTACTTCGTCAGTGATCGCAAGATCGACATCGGCGCTTTCGACACCCCGACGTTCACCGGTTTGCCGGTGGGCGTGGTGGAAAAAGCCGGCAAGCGCGACCTGCAGGTGGTCACCCATGAGCCGCTGTCCAACGGCGACGGCCTGAATGTGCTGATCAAGCGCGAAGTCGTGGGTTTCCGCGCCAACATTGCAGAAGCCAAAGGCGAGTTCGAGGAAGACGGCGAGAAACGCTACCGTTACCGCGTCGAGCCGAACGAGATGCCGGCCGGGCTGCACCAACTGCGCCCGAATCACCCGCTGAACCGCAACCTGGACCATAACTGGCAACAGGCGCTGCTCAAGACCTCGGCCGAGCGCCGTATCGGTCTGTCGTGGGTGGCACGCCTGCGAGAAGATCAGCTGGAAGTCACCGCCACCAGCGAAGAAGGCATCCGCGCCAGCGTCACCCTGCCCGGCCCGTTTGGCGTGGCCAACAAGCCGGAACAAGCGCTGGAGACACTGCGCGATTTGCTCGGCCAACTCGGCACCACCGAGTACCACGCCACGCACATCGAGCTGGATGCGCCACAGGCGTTCTTCATCCCCAACTCGCAACTCAAGGCACTGCGCCGCGAAGTGATCGAAGCGCTGACGGCCGCACGCGTTGCAGCGCACCCACGAGGTGGGCGCAAGGCCGAGACCACGCCGCCGCCGGTGTACCCGGAAGCGCACCTGTCATTCCTGGCCAACGTCTACAACCAGAAGGCCCGCGACTTCTACCACCGTCACGGCGTGAAGCTGATCGACGCTGCCTTTGAAGCCCACGAAGAAACCGGCGAAGTGCCAGTGATGATCACCAAGCATTGCCTGCGGTTCTCGTTCAACCTGTGCCCTAAACAGGCCAAGGGTGTGACGGGCGTGAAGACCAAAGTCGCGCCGATGCAGTTGATCCACGGCGACGAAGTGCTGACCTTGAAATTCGACTGCAAGCCATGCGAGATGCACGTGGTGGGCAAGATCAAGGGGCATATCCTTGGCTTACCGCTGCCGGGCAGCGGCGTGGGCCATTTCGACCCG